A window of the Desulforapulum autotrophicum HRM2 genome harbors these coding sequences:
- a CDS encoding TolC family protein, translating into MVTLFSMNCSVYAKTPPENSDHGTLQQASLEECLQTALENNHQRPASRYAVEMAEAQHRQALAGYWPQVTLKGGYQRMDEYSNFIFPPASISLPMGGTIPITIPGAGTIPVGDITVPAQDVKLMDEESYRATMETTWLLYDGGMRKGYRAQTRAVVEMMKQESRRTDLEIADSVKRLYFGSVLAIQLHQIGKDTLARMETTLNLTETMYKEGSGRIKKTDWLDNKVMVESLRSMVALLEKNELMAQAALANTMGLPWDASVKPTDTQIPFTSFAGQLNGLVGTAYQFNPDWAKVKAAIRAAEGAVLTAQSGHFPKIAMTGELHKWWNDYDGGMATDRNKEGWTVGMGIEIPIFSGFLTQNKVAETQALVDKIKEEQFLLREGVSLQIRDTFLALNAAEKSHQATLDAMNAAVENRDLNIRAYQYELVETENVIRAQLMDALMSAQHYKMRYDHIALLSQLNLMVGTEVLNTLKGQ; encoded by the coding sequence ATGGTTACGCTTTTTTCCATGAATTGTTCTGTTTACGCAAAAACGCCTCCAGAAAACAGTGACCATGGGACCCTGCAACAAGCCAGCCTGGAGGAATGCCTTCAGACAGCTCTGGAGAATAACCACCAACGCCCGGCCTCCCGCTATGCCGTTGAAATGGCCGAAGCCCAGCACCGCCAGGCCCTTGCCGGATATTGGCCCCAGGTCACCCTCAAGGGTGGTTACCAGCGCATGGACGAATATTCCAACTTCATCTTTCCCCCTGCCAGTATATCTTTACCCATGGGTGGCACCATCCCGATCACAATTCCCGGTGCGGGGACCATTCCTGTGGGAGATATTACCGTTCCGGCCCAGGACGTTAAATTGATGGACGAAGAGTCATACAGAGCCACCATGGAAACCACCTGGCTGCTTTACGACGGCGGCATGCGCAAAGGCTATAGGGCCCAAACCAGGGCGGTTGTTGAAATGATGAAACAGGAATCCCGGCGCACTGACCTGGAAATTGCTGACAGCGTCAAACGGTTGTATTTCGGCTCAGTACTGGCAATCCAGCTCCACCAGATCGGCAAAGACACACTGGCCCGCATGGAGACCACCCTCAACCTCACGGAAACCATGTATAAAGAGGGCAGCGGCAGAATAAAAAAGACTGACTGGCTCGACAATAAGGTCATGGTCGAGTCCCTGAGGTCCATGGTTGCCCTGCTGGAGAAAAACGAGTTGATGGCCCAGGCCGCACTGGCCAACACCATGGGCCTGCCATGGGATGCCAGTGTGAAACCGACTGACACCCAAATCCCCTTTACCTCCTTTGCCGGACAATTGAACGGCCTTGTGGGAACCGCCTACCAGTTCAACCCGGACTGGGCCAAGGTCAAGGCCGCCATTCGTGCTGCGGAGGGGGCAGTCCTCACAGCTCAAAGCGGTCATTTTCCCAAAATTGCAATGACTGGAGAACTGCATAAATGGTGGAACGACTATGACGGTGGCATGGCCACAGACCGAAACAAGGAGGGCTGGACCGTGGGTATGGGTATTGAAATTCCGATTTTCAGTGGTTTCCTGACCCAGAATAAAGTGGCTGAAACACAGGCCCTTGTGGACAAAATCAAGGAGGAGCAGTTTCTCCTCAGGGAGGGGGTTAGCCTCCAGATCAGGGATACCTTCCTTGCCCTGAACGCCGCCGAAAAATCACACCAGGCAACCCTGGACGCCATGAACGCAGCCGTGGAAAACCGTGATTTAAACATTCGGGCCTACCAATATGAACTGGTGGAAACTGAAAATGTCATCCGGGCACAGTTGATGGATGCACTGATGTCCGCACAGCATTACAAAATGCGTTATGACCATATTGCCCTGCTGTCGCAATTGAACCTGATGGTGGGAACCGAGGTGCTGAATACCCTCAAGGGACAATGA
- a CDS encoding 4Fe-4S binding protein, translated as MTNHSHPSTTTTHSFKDLISMRQAVQSLFLAISLFMGIMFYLFVAQLESGAMPTLERPPGVEAFLPISALISLKYFLFTGVFNTVHPSALVIFLIVCTTALVVRKGFCSWVCPIGLMSDGLAKIHSWLFKRPVHLPTWVDLPLRAIKYTIAGFFVWSVFFKMPLAAVEQFIQSPYNTFADIKMLDFFTNISTTSLCVISVLIILSIIVKNFWCRYLCPYGALLGVISFFSLGKIKRDKNNCIKCGKCETMCPGRISIMENETINSLECSACLRCVDVCPAPNAIGFSLVSGKVPMDQRKIALVIIAAFLTGITTAKATGHWQNGTRIQAYQEHVLQDRMSSQPPMKIPANTDPEKMKRMIERMRQKKN; from the coding sequence ATGACCAACCATTCCCATCCATCAACAACAACCACCCATTCCTTCAAAGATCTGATTTCCATGAGGCAGGCGGTACAGAGTCTATTCCTCGCCATATCCCTGTTTATGGGCATCATGTTCTATCTGTTTGTTGCTCAACTTGAATCAGGGGCTATGCCAACCCTGGAAAGGCCGCCCGGGGTGGAAGCCTTTCTTCCCATCAGCGCCCTGATCAGCCTCAAATATTTTTTGTTCACCGGCGTTTTTAATACCGTACATCCATCGGCACTGGTGATCTTTCTTATTGTCTGCACCACGGCCCTGGTGGTCAGAAAAGGATTCTGCAGCTGGGTCTGCCCCATTGGTCTGATGTCCGATGGCCTGGCAAAGATCCATTCCTGGTTGTTTAAACGACCGGTCCATCTTCCCACATGGGTGGATCTGCCGTTGCGGGCAATCAAATACACCATTGCCGGTTTTTTTGTTTGGAGTGTTTTTTTTAAAATGCCCCTTGCAGCCGTTGAACAGTTCATCCAGAGCCCCTACAATACCTTTGCAGATATCAAAATGCTGGACTTTTTCACCAATATTTCGACAACCTCCCTTTGTGTGATCTCCGTGCTGATCATCCTGTCCATCATCGTCAAAAACTTCTGGTGCCGTTATCTTTGCCCCTATGGTGCACTTCTCGGGGTGATCAGCTTTTTCAGCCTGGGCAAAATCAAACGGGACAAAAACAACTGCATCAAATGCGGAAAATGTGAAACGATGTGTCCTGGAAGGATTTCCATCATGGAAAACGAGACCATCAACTCCCTGGAATGCTCTGCCTGCCTCAGGTGTGTTGATGTCTGCCCTGCCCCAAACGCCATTGGGTTCTCTCTTGTTTCCGGAAAGGTGCCCATGGATCAACGAAAAATCGCCCTGGTTATAATTGCTGCGTTCCTAACGGGAATCACCACTGCCAAAGCAACCGGTCACTGGCAGAATGGTACCCGTATCCAGGCTTACCAGGAGCATGTTCTCCAGGATCGGATGTCCAGCCAGCCCCCCATGAAAATTCCAGCCAACACGGACCCTGAAAAAATGAAACGAATGATCGAAAGAATGCGCCAGAAAAAGAATTAA
- a CDS encoding TetR/AcrR family transcriptional regulator yields the protein MTRVSRKKELLDNMIRQEVATTVLDLISRDQPVTMDGIAAQCGVAKGTLYNYFKNKKQLIDYVHHAIITPKIKNHQAIFESENSPATKLHGFVDEVFGFQEAYPLYFQFVQSQRTACEADKERFEIAILPLVNLCREGSRKGVFVNLDPFVMASMIFGTVIGPMQTLQNRDENSRDMKKIKQDVICLLDRMILNQQEKA from the coding sequence ATGACCAGGGTCAGCAGAAAAAAAGAATTGCTGGACAATATGATCCGCCAGGAGGTCGCAACAACGGTCCTGGACCTTATATCCCGGGACCAGCCCGTTACCATGGATGGAATCGCCGCACAGTGCGGGGTGGCCAAGGGTACCTTGTACAACTATTTCAAGAACAAAAAACAACTGATCGATTATGTTCACCATGCCATCATAACCCCCAAGATCAAAAACCACCAGGCCATATTTGAGTCTGAAAATTCTCCCGCAACCAAACTGCATGGTTTTGTTGACGAAGTCTTTGGTTTCCAAGAGGCGTATCCCCTCTACTTCCAGTTTGTCCAGAGCCAGAGGACCGCATGTGAGGCTGACAAAGAACGGTTTGAGATTGCCATCCTGCCCCTGGTCAATCTCTGCCGGGAAGGAAGCCGAAAGGGGGTGTTTGTGAATCTTGATCCGTTTGTAATGGCCTCAATGATTTTCGGCACGGTAATCGGCCCGATGCAAACCCTTCAGAACAGGGACGAAAATAGCCGGGACATGAAAAAAATCAAACAGGATGTTATCTGTCTGCTCGACAGAATGATACTCAATCAACAGGAGAAAGCATGA
- a CDS encoding efflux RND transporter periplasmic adaptor subunit, with the protein MKLKLFSGVIAAAIVGLGYLWVTDHSSMAQAQIETQKTVTPPPVEVNVYTVKSESVVFTRDLPGRTSAFQVAEIRPQVTGIILKRLFTEGSHVAKGQQLYQIDPATYQVAYDSAAASLAKIEADLKALAPKVERYTRLVKMGGVSQQAYDDAVAELAQARAGVAVATANLAAARINLDYTKVFAPISGRIGRSSVTQGALVTANQTTALATIQNFDQIYVDVNQSSAELMRLRRQMKIRDRNPEALLILDNETQPFAGKGQIMFSDVTVDPGTGMVQLRILFSNPDNQLLPGLFVRARVEKSRQDEAIMIPQQSLVRNADGTTAVWIVDAANTVNILSVTVSEAIGDKWLVTAGLAPGDRIVTEGLQKIRPRATVTPVDDQTTNS; encoded by the coding sequence ATGAAATTAAAATTATTTTCAGGTGTCATTGCAGCCGCTATTGTGGGCCTTGGCTACCTGTGGGTCACAGACCACAGTTCCATGGCCCAGGCCCAGATTGAAACACAAAAGACGGTCACGCCGCCACCGGTGGAGGTCAACGTTTATACTGTGAAATCGGAGTCCGTGGTATTTACCCGTGACCTGCCCGGCCGGACATCGGCCTTCCAGGTTGCCGAAATCCGGCCCCAGGTGACCGGGATCATCCTCAAGCGTCTGTTTACAGAGGGAAGCCATGTGGCGAAGGGGCAGCAGTTGTACCAGATTGATCCGGCCACCTACCAGGTCGCATATGACTCTGCCGCAGCCAGCCTTGCCAAAATAGAGGCCGACCTCAAGGCCCTAGCGCCCAAAGTGGAACGCTATACCCGACTGGTCAAGATGGGCGGGGTCAGCCAGCAGGCCTATGATGATGCCGTGGCTGAACTTGCCCAGGCCCGGGCTGGGGTTGCCGTTGCAACGGCCAATCTGGCAGCGGCCAGGATCAACCTGGATTATACAAAGGTTTTTGCACCCATTTCCGGGCGGATCGGCAGATCTTCGGTCACCCAGGGCGCCCTGGTTACGGCCAATCAGACCACGGCCCTGGCCACAATTCAAAATTTTGACCAGATCTACGTGGATGTGAACCAGTCCAGTGCAGAGCTCATGCGTCTGCGTCGCCAGATGAAAATCAGGGACCGAAATCCCGAGGCCCTCTTGATTCTGGACAATGAAACCCAGCCCTTTGCCGGCAAGGGACAGATCATGTTTTCCGATGTCACCGTGGACCCGGGAACGGGCATGGTTCAGCTTCGGATTCTGTTTTCCAACCCGGACAACCAGTTGTTGCCCGGTCTCTTTGTCAGGGCCAGGGTGGAAAAGTCCCGCCAGGACGAGGCCATCATGATTCCCCAACAGTCCCTGGTGCGCAATGCCGACGGCACCACTGCGGTATGGATTGTTGATGCTGCAAACACCGTAAATATCCTCAGCGTCACCGTTTCAGAGGCCATTGGAGACAAATGGCTGGTAACGGCAGGCCTTGCGCCCGGAGACCGGATTGTAACCGAAGGACTGCAGAAGATCCGCCCCAGGGCAACGGTCACCCCCGTGGACGATCAAACCACCAACAGCTGA